Proteins encoded in a region of the Nostoc sp. MS1 genome:
- a CDS encoding DUF5906 domain-containing protein: MIKSLLCRGDGNNGKDTLREVVSLMYGKRGIISCTLADFAAYDEGRKFSLAKLVHSRVNWATENTNSDRLDKIQSLKAFIISEPLDSERKGVDSEEFTPRQSPYLMSTIPPTCKGH; the protein is encoded by the coding sequence ATGATTAAGAGCTTGCTGTGCCGGGGCGACGGTAACAACGGTAAAGACACCCTACGGGAAGTTGTCAGCCTGATGTATGGCAAGCGCGGCATCATAAGCTGCACCTTGGCTGACTTTGCAGCTTATGACGAGGGGCGAAAATTCTCCTTGGCTAAGTTAGTCCATAGTCGAGTTAATTGGGCTACGGAAAATACTAATAGCGATCGCCTGGACAAAATTCAAAGTTTAAAAGCCTTCATCATAAGCGAACCACTCGACTCGGAACGTAAGGGTGTAGACAGTGAAGAATTTACCCCCAGGCAATCACCTTATTTAATGTCAACGATACCCCCAACCTGCAAGGGACACTAG